TTGATGAATTATAGCCACATACTTTTCTTCCAGGTTGTAAAACCAAATCTGGGTGTTCTTGGTGTGAGCAAAGGGGCAGACCTGGCTTTGTCCATGGCCACGTTTATCCCAGAAGTCACAGCTGTTGTTTCCATTAACGGCTGCATCAGTAGTGTGGTGTCCAAGCTTAACTTACATAACGGTGCAATACCTGGATTAGAATTTGACACTGCAAGAGTAGAGGTAAgtactacatatttttttactacaAAAATTGTGCTTGGAAATTTCCTCACAGGTGTGTTTTCTGAGTCATTTGTTATGGGAAATGATTAATTTCACATCATATAAACAGATCAAGAATGGTGTCATGGACAGCTATGAAGCTATGAACAACCCATTGGACTACCCTGAAACAATCATCCCTATTGAAAAGGCAAATGTAGAtttccttttcctagtttctCGTGGCGACAGGAACTGGAAATCTGAAATGTATGCAGACATAGCAGTCGAGCGTCTGGAAAAAGCTGGTAGAAAAAATTACAAGGTAagtgtttgtaatatttttttttttttcatatgaaaGAGCTAAAAATTATTGAAAAAGAGCTAAAGTTTATAACCCCCATTCTCCACAAGTCATAAACCTCACTtccacacgtgtgtgtgtgtgtgtgtgtgtgtgtgtgtgtgtgtgtgtgtgtaagcttctAAAATCTCATGGGTACCCAATGGCCCAGACCACGAGGTTTTTGGTGAGCAGAAAAAAACCTATGAGACTTGTTCTTGGCGGAGGCCTGCGGTCTCTTTTAAATAGAATGATGTGACATGCTTATATGGAGCAAGACAGTAGATGAAATTCAAATGGGAAGTCACAATTCTACTTACAAATGTGAATAAATGCACGGTAATGTGTAAGTATACATAAGCCTAACTCAGTCCTTGAGATATGAATTGGTTAACATGTACATCATCTTATGTGGACATTATTCTAGTTAAGTTATtgtttttcattaaaaaaaagtgCAATTTATGATATTTCTTTGTTCAGGTTCACAAGTACCCTGGGGCTGGTCATCACATTGAACCACCATTCTTTCCGTTCTGCCAGGCCTCTTACCACAGATCTGCGGGACGGAATGTTCTGTGGGGAGGCAAACTGAGACCTCATTTAGAGGCTGAGGTACATGCATGGGAGGCTACTTTGGGGTTCTTTAGGAAGCACCTTCTGAATTCTGGAGTTCATAAAGGAAAGCTGTGACTTTCATAATGTACCTTGCCAGCCTTATGCTTTAAAGTATCAAAACAGAATGTAGTGTGTATACACTGGGGAATGGCAAATGAGATGTCAGCTTATCATGTCTCATAATATCTACAAAATGGACacttttcattttcctgtctGTATACAGGGAAAACTTTTACGAATGATTTtactaatgttaataataataacaataataataataataataataataataataataataataatatac
The DNA window shown above is from Eriocheir sinensis breed Jianghai 21 chromosome 15, ASM2467909v1, whole genome shotgun sequence and carries:
- the LOC126998796 gene encoding acyl-coenzyme A thioesterase 3-like isoform X3 produces the protein MSFEAAKVVVEPASCLNDEAVSLSVDGLEPGQGITLEASMTDGRGAPFFSYSHYKADDNGRVDVNTMESLGGSYKGLFPMGPIASLSPMLQKHKNTRFFKRDVKPNLVVKPNLGVLGVSKGADLALSMATFIPEVTAVVSINGCISSVVSKLNLHNGAIPGLEFDTARVEIKNGVMDSYEAMNNPLDYPETIIPIEKANVDFLFLVSRGDRNWKSEMYADIAVERLEKAGRKNYKVHKYPGAGHHIEPPFFPFCQASYHRSAGRNVLWGGKLRPHLEAEVHAWEATLGFFRKHLLNSGVHKGKL
- the LOC126998796 gene encoding acyl-coenzyme A thioesterase 1-like isoform X2, whose product is MTDGRGAPFFSYSHYKADDNGRVDVNTMESLGGSYKGLFPMGPIASLSPMLQKHKNTRFFKRDVKPNLVTLSAFKGHLSHDELLDENRREPLSTTSHTRHYMAPGVQRIPVHYGSVRGCLFLPPGNGPFPGVIDLFGVAGGLLEYRSAQLASRGIVSFALAYFGYDDLPKTFEELNISYFEEAVQFLLEHEKVVKPNLGVLGVSKGADLALSMATFIPEVTAVVSINGCISSVVSKLNLHNGAIPGLEFDTARVEIKNGVMDSYEAMNNPLDYPETIIPIEKANVDFLFLVSRGDRNWKSEMYADIAVERLEKAGRKNYKVHKYPGAGHHIEPPFFPFCQASYHRSAGRNVLWGGKLRPHLEAEVHAWEATLGFFRKHLLNSGVHKGKL